A stretch of DNA from Gemmatimonas sp. UBA7669:
CTCGCTCCTGCGCGGAGAACACGGCCGTGATCACCGCGCGGACCGCGCGGTCGGCATCGGCGGTTGGGCGCTGTGCGGCGAGGGAGCCACCGCTCAAGACGAAACTGGCGAGCAAGACCGGCAACACCCGCCCCGAAATTCGCATGGCCGGCATCACTGGATCATGAAGGTGAACGACCCGCTCATCGGGTGGCCGTCCTCGCCGGCCACTGTGAACTTGACCGTATACGCCCCCTTGGCCAACGGCTTGACGACGCGCGCCACCAGCGTCTCACCGCCGTCCGCTGTCAGCTCGCCGAGGGCATGCGTGTCCGTGGTGCCCTGCCACAACGACACGCGCGACATCTTGAGCTCGAGCCCTTCACTGAACGTCAGGCGCAGCTCTTTGGGGGCCGCGACACTCGCCCCCGCTGCGGGCAGCGAACTCTTGAGCTTCGCGTGCGGCAGAAGGCGCAGCACCACCGTCGCCGGGGTGTTCGGTACCGTCGGCAGCGACACCGACGGAAGTACCAGAGAAACTGCAAGTCCAAGCGAAACGAAGGAAAGCATAGATCGGGCCCGGAAAGTGTTTGACGAACGTCGTGTACCGCGACAATAAGAAGTATACCAGTTCGCTTTACGAGCCGTAAAGGGTACCGCTAGTGCCCGCGGTGCGGACAATCACGGCCGCCGTCCGGCAGGAGTGGCCCCTGAACGCCCCACCGACAAAACAGATGTGCGAGCTATCGGACACCTTCATGAGCGCAGTGCGCCCCCGCCCGATGCGATGCCCCATGCGACGGAAGGGCATGGAGGTCGACCACGCCGGACGCGGTACTGATCACGAGCATGACGACGGCGCCGCCAAGTGCGCGGCCTGACGAGCGTGGACGGGGGGAGACATCCGCACCGATCAGGCGTCTGACACGGCGATCCAGCATGTCCTTTTCGGAGAAACCCCGGCACGGCGGACGCAAACGCCGCCGACGCGGGTGGGATCCGCCAGGCGCCGAGCTTGACCAACGCATTGGCCAACACGAAGGGATCGTTGAAGCCACCGGCCGCGTCGTCGGCGGCGATCTCCGCCTCATCGGCGATGTCCTCAGCGATCTGTCGAAGCGCAGGTACCCAGAACAGCACATGCGACAGGCCGCGCAGGACGGCGAAACGCAAGGGGTCCCGCCGGCGTGCGTGCGCGGCCTCGTGCGCCAGCACGGCGACCAGTTCGGCTTCGGTGAGCGACGCCTCACCCTCGAGCAAGGTCGACGAGATATAGACCCGAGGTGACCATGAGCCCAGCGTAAACGCGGGCAGCGGTAGACCATCCACCACCAAGAGCCTCGCCGGATCGAGACCGGCCGTCTGAGCGACGCGTGCCAAGCCGTCGGACCACTCACGCACGCGGATCCCCTGCAGGGTGCGCCGGGCACGCCGCGTCAGGCGAATTCGATCGACGATCGCCCACACGAGGCCAGCGGCCACTACGACGTGCAACGCGCGGTGCACCGGCGCCATGAACTCGTGCAAGGCGATGAGGCAGAGCGCACCAATGTGGTCGCTCCCCGAGAGCGGACGATCGACCACCCCAAGGATGTGCCCGCCGATGACCGGCGCCAGCGATCCAAGGAGCAGCAGCGCGAGCGCGATCACCAGGCCACGCTGGTAGCGCAACTCACGGCGCCCGGTATCGCGGCGCAACCACGCGCGATCGCGCGTCTCAGCCACGACGCGTCTTCGCTTCCTGCACCAGTCGCGCCAGCTCATCCAACTGTGCTGGATCGCGCTCGGCGAGCACGTCGACAAAGGACGCGGCGAGTCGCGCCGGGGCGAAGTCGATCACGCCTTCGATGAGGCGCCTCGATGCGTACTCCCGGAACGCCTCGGGTGTCATGTTAGCGCTGTAGTGCAACAGGTCCCGCTGCTTCCGCCGCGAAAGAATGTGCTTGGCCACGAGCTTGTTGAGGACCGTGACCACCGTGAGGAGGGCCACCTCGTGGTCGCGAACGATGACCTCGTGCACAGCCCGAGCCGGCACCGGTGCGCCGAGGCTCCAGACCGCCTCCAACACGCGTGCCTCGAGATCGCCAAGGATCTTGCCAAGGCCGTCAGCGGAGAGCCGGATGGCGTCAAGCAACTTCGGGCCGCGAGGTTTGCGAGCGGTCATTTCGGACGGTCCGGTTGAAAAGTCGGTGGTGGCGGATGATGGTGCGGCGCGGCGGGTGGGGACGCGGACGGTTCGACTATGATGCCGTCACGCGCAAGCTCCTCCGGACGCGCCGCCTGTGCCAGCGTGCCGGCGGGCGGCTCCCACCAGCGCGCTTCGTCGCCGGCCCGCAGCATGGGGCGCACCTTGAGCACGGTGAACATGCCCCCCATGTCGATGTATCCGTACGGTCCGGTCGTGCCGAACATCGGCGTGCTATTCGGGGGCACGGGCATCCCCATCTCACCCATATCCCCCATCCCGTCGGTACCCATCGTCATATACGAGGGCAGGATCGGCTGCACCGCGCGATCCACCGCGGCGGCATCCACACCGAGCATGTTGATGCCCGAGTGGCCCATCTGTGTCATGGTATGATGCGACATGTGGCAGTGCAGCGCCCAATCGCCCGGATTGTCAGCGATGAACTCCATCGTTCTCGTACAGCCGACAGGAACCAGTTGCGTGACCTCCGGCCAGCGAGCCAACGGCGGAATGACGCCACCGTCCGTCTCGGTCAGTGTCCACGCGTGGCCGTGAATGTGAATGGAGTGATGACTCATCGCACTGAGGTTGCCGAGTCGAATGCGCACGTGGTCGTTCTGTTTGACCATGAGCGGCGCCGTTCCGGGAAAGGCTTTGCCGTTAAACGTGAGCACGTTGAACTCGAGCATCTCGTTCGGATCCGGGCGGCGCGCCCCCGGGAGTACCTTCCATTCACTCGACAACAGCACGAAATCACGATCTGGCCGACGCGCACTGATGCGGGGATGCACGATGAACATGCCCATCATCCCGAGCGCCTGCTGCGTCATCTCGTCACGATGCGAGTGATACATGAAGGTGCCATGCTGCCGCAGTGTGAATTCATACTTGAACGTGGCGCCAGCCGGGATGGGCGCTTGACTGAGCCCGGACACTCCGTCCATACCCGACGGGAGCAAAATGCCGTGCCAGTGTACGCTCGTGGCGGCCGGCAGGCGATTCGTCACGTAGATACGTACACGATCTCCCTCGACCGCCTCGATCGTGGGCCCGGGCGTCCGCCCATTGAATCCCCAACACTCGGCGGTCAGCCCAGGTGCGAACTCATGCTGTAACGGTTCGGCAACCAGATGAAAAACCTTCACTCCTTGCACGACGCGGAACGGCAGCGCGGCGCCGTTCGGCGTGATCACGGGCGTGTAGTCACGGCCGGGCAGCCCCGGCGCGAATACGACACCCGCCTGGTGATCGACCGTGGAGGCCGCGAGTGCGGAGGCGGCGCGCGGGCCCAGGGCCGCCAGTCCCACCGCCGCCGCGCCGGACTTCAGCAGCGTGCGCCGGTCCACGGCCGACGGGTGATTGAAGTCGCTCATGGAATGCGCGTCCCCAGCGCCTGTTCGAGGTGGTAGCGCGCGATCCAATAGTCCCGCAGGGACTCGATATACCCCTGCCCGGCCTCCAACTCAGCCTGTTGCGCCGCCAGCAGACCAAAGACCCCGATCGCCATCGAGTTGTACAGCAACTGTGTTTCCCGCGTGACTCGTTGGCGCAGCGGCAACACGTCCGCCTGATACCGCGTCGCCCGACGCTGTGCCGCGTCCAGTTGCGCCAGACTCTCCCGAACTTCCGAGCGCACCTCCCGTATCAATCCCTCCTGACGCGCCACCGCCTGTCGCAACGCAGCCTGTGCGCGCTGCAACCGTGCCTGCCCTCGATCAAACAGTGGCAGGGGCACGGACAACCCAGGTCCACGCAGCATGCGACTCCCTTCCGCTTCTCCCGAGTAAGCCAGCGAGCCGTCGGCGAGGTACCGAAAGCGTGACGTCAATCCAACCTCGCGCGCGCTCGCATTGATCTCGGACAGGGCGGCCGCGAGGTCCAAACGCGAATTCACCGCGAGCGCCACGAGTGAGTCGCGGGGCGGCATCGCGCCCGCGAGATCGGCGAGCCGAGCGGGTAGTCGCAGGGAATCTCCCGGCACGTCGACGCCGAGCGCGCGCACCAGGCGCTCACGGCTTGCCGCTGCCTCCCCCTCCGCGCGCAACACGGCGGCGTCACTCTCGGCAGCACGAGCCCGCTCGCTGGCGAGATCGAGATCGAGCAGGTTTCCGACCTGATGCACCAAGGCGGCCGTCGTGGCCGACGCCTGGGCCGCCTGACGCGTGCGTCGCCGAAGGTCGAGGCTCTGCTCGGCGGCAACGGTCTCGGCGAGCGCGCTCCGCGCGTCCGTCACCGCGCGAAAGACCGCATCCGCCACCTGCAAGGTGGTGGTCTCCAAACGCGCCCTCGCGACGCGGGTGCGCAGCGGGCGCCGCAGCAGTTCCACGAAGGACAGCGCGACCGAAAACTCCTGAAAGCGTCCCTCCGTAAACCGATCCACCGAAGCGAGCGGATTGCTGAGCAGACCGGCCTGCACGACGTCAGCCTGAGCCAGGCCGATCTCCTCATAGAGGGACCGCAGGCGCGGCTGTGCCAGCAGGGTGACGCGCACGACGGCGTCCGGCGTCAACGGTCTGGCCAGCATGGCACGGACGCTGTCCGATGCCACGAGCGAGTCGACGCCGCGCATGCGGGGGGCGGCGACGCCGGTACGCGCGACCAGCAGGGCATCCACCGGCTGGGTGGCGAGCCCCGGGCGACGCGGCCCGCATGCCGGCAGGGCCACGAGCATCGCCCCCAGCAGCAGCGCGCGAAGCCCGCTGGGCCGGTGAGAGCGAGCCTC
This window harbors:
- a CDS encoding copper resistance protein CopC: MSLPTVPNTPATVVLRLLPHAKLKSSLPAAGASVAAPKELRLTFSEGLELKMSRVSLWQGTTDTHALGELTADGGETLVARVVKPLAKGAYTVKFTVAGEDGHPMSGSFTFMIQ
- a CDS encoding BlaI/MecI/CopY family transcriptional regulator, which gives rise to MTARKPRGPKLLDAIRLSADGLGKILGDLEARVLEAVWSLGAPVPARAVHEVIVRDHEVALLTVVTVLNKLVAKHILSRRKQRDLLHYSANMTPEAFREYASRRLIEGVIDFAPARLAASFVDVLAERDPAQLDELARLVQEAKTRRG
- a CDS encoding M56 family metallopeptidase, whose protein sequence is MAETRDRAWLRRDTGRRELRYQRGLVIALALLLLGSLAPVIGGHILGVVDRPLSGSDHIGALCLIALHEFMAPVHRALHVVVAAGLVWAIVDRIRLTRRARRTLQGIRVREWSDGLARVAQTAGLDPARLLVVDGLPLPAFTLGSWSPRVYISSTLLEGEASLTEAELVAVLAHEAAHARRRDPLRFAVLRGLSHVLFWVPALRQIAEDIADEAEIAADDAAGGFNDPFVLANALVKLGAWRIPPASAAFASAVPGFLRKGHAGSPCQTPDRCGCLPPSTLVRPRTWRRRRHARDQYRVRRGRPPCPSVAWGIASGGGALRS
- a CDS encoding copper oxidase, whose protein sequence is MSDFNHPSAVDRRTLLKSGAAAVGLAALGPRAASALAASTVDHQAGVVFAPGLPGRDYTPVITPNGAALPFRVVQGVKVFHLVAEPLQHEFAPGLTAECWGFNGRTPGPTIEAVEGDRVRIYVTNRLPAATSVHWHGILLPSGMDGVSGLSQAPIPAGATFKYEFTLRQHGTFMYHSHRDEMTQQALGMMGMFIVHPRISARRPDRDFVLLSSEWKVLPGARRPDPNEMLEFNVLTFNGKAFPGTAPLMVKQNDHVRIRLGNLSAMSHHSIHIHGHAWTLTETDGGVIPPLARWPEVTQLVPVGCTRTMEFIADNPGDWALHCHMSHHTMTQMGHSGINMLGVDAAAVDRAVQPILPSYMTMGTDGMGDMGEMGMPVPPNSTPMFGTTGPYGYIDMGGMFTVLKVRPMLRAGDEARWWEPPAGTLAQAARPEELARDGIIVEPSASPPAAPHHHPPPPTFQPDRPK
- a CDS encoding TolC family protein; amino-acid sequence: MIPVQREEARSHRPSGLRALLLGAMLVALPACGPRRPGLATQPVDALLVARTGVAAPRMRGVDSLVASDSVRAMLARPLTPDAVVRVTLLAQPRLRSLYEEIGLAQADVVQAGLLSNPLASVDRFTEGRFQEFSVALSFVELLRRPLRTRVARARLETTTLQVADAVFRAVTDARSALAETVAAEQSLDLRRRTRQAAQASATTAALVHQVGNLLDLDLASERARAAESDAAVLRAEGEAAASRERLVRALGVDVPGDSLRLPARLADLAGAMPPRDSLVALAVNSRLDLAAALSEINASAREVGLTSRFRYLADGSLAYSGEAEGSRMLRGPGLSVPLPLFDRGQARLQRAQAALRQAVARQEGLIREVRSEVRESLAQLDAAQRRATRYQADVLPLRQRVTRETQLLYNSMAIGVFGLLAAQQAELEAGQGYIESLRDYWIARYHLEQALGTRIP